The DNA sequence TCCTTCCTTATCagagaggggccccgctccctAAGGGGCTTATTGAAAAAGTCTTTTTTTTGCTCCACTACGAGCTAAGCTAAAAGGCGTGTCGAAAAACGAACTCTGGACAAAGTGCATTTCTTTCTTCAATCATTCATTCGATAGGCGTGATTCCCCGGAGGCAGGACACATGCAGTTCACTCGGCCTATTGGAATAGAAGGATTTCTTATGCTATAACTTCCTGCTCTGCTCTCACGTTCATATACCATACCCATGGGGAAGAGGACCGAACGGAACCTTAGTGGCTGGGAAACAGAGATCCCGCGGAGAATCAAAATGGGATTAGATTCAGATTcagaaaaagcaaaaaatggGGGCAAAGTCAACCTAACCGCTTACCTTTTCGTAAGCCGCGCACTTCAGGCCAGGCCTTACAATAACCAACCTCACAGATCCCACTCAATCTTTTACACCGATGTATCGTACTCTCTCGACCAGGTCATCATAAGAAAATACTGCTAAATCTTTCCGAAGTGAGAGAAGGAGGGAAGGCGCGCTAGCGCGCTACAACTAACATAACAGCCAGCTGAAAAACGTTAGCTAGCTAGGCTAGCGCGCTACTCTGGCTCGCTTCTGAAAGCGGAGCTCGCTGCTGTTAAGCCAGCAAACGGAGCAAACGAAGGCTTTCAAGCCGGAGTGCGCTAGCGCGCCCTTCCGCTTCGCCGGAGTGCGCTCAAGAGCAAACTCCGGAGCGAAGAAAACTACAGGGCGCGCGCTAGCGCGCATCCATTTTTCAGCATGCCCAGCAAGCAAGAAGCCGGATGCGCCCCTAACAGAGTCAAGGCAacggtgctctacgatcagctcgaccaccgggagagagtgctctacgatcagctcgaccaccgggagagagtgctctacgatcagctcgaccGCAGGCTGGTTGTAAATCAGGCTGATTGTAAATCAGCTTACTCTCCATTGGGCTCATCCCTTGCTTGTTCTGGCGCGCGCCTTACTAATAATTGGGCGAAAGCGAGCCTTTGGCTCGCCTTGTTCTGGCGCGCGCTTTTCTTTTATATAGGGGTAAGGCTTTTCTTCGCTTGGTTGACTTTGTCAGAAAAGAAAGTAGGTTTCGGGGGTTCATTGATTAGTAAACCTCCGGTGCTGGTAAGGTCGGGACCGTGGTCGTCCGTCTCCGGTTTGCCGGCCGATAAGATCTCTGAGATTGACCAGCCAGCTGGGTTGGTTTGGCTATTCCTTTCTATTGAAAAGGAGTCAGCTGTCTGCGCGAGTCACCTTCTTCTAGGCTCCGAGTCACCTTCTTCTAGGCTTCGCTGGACGACACGGCATTCTCGTTCAAATATAGGCCGGCCGTACTTGTGATGGTTCCCAAGGATCCAATATGACCACTTAGGTCTACGTTGCCACGATATTGTTCTATGGAAGCGGGCGGGCTTGGCTTAGAAGTTCGGCCCGGTTTTTTTTGGTGTCGTAGGGGAGGGATTGACCTTTCTAACGCATATTCTGTCGTACCGGCATGGCCCCACTGATTTGTTTTCGATCGGAGCATCAAGCAGCGCAACCCGGTTCTACTTGACTAAGCCCCGTGCTCGTCCAAGGAGGGAGTTTGCTTTACCCAACTCCCCTTTTTGATAACAAGGCAGAAACCCTCGACCCGACATTCATTAGTTTcgaatgaagaatgaagagtGAAGAGTGCCCTGCCCCAACAAGCAACGGCCCTACTACAACACAAAGGGCGCGctagctgatcgtagaccaaCCAAGCAACGGAATGAGCGCGACGCGCGAAAGCCGTTGCGCGGTAGCCCGcgcagtagtttgattgcttcCCAACAATCTTTGATTTTGAAGTTGGTAAAGACCCACCCCTTGTTTCAGTCAGAATGAGTCCCCGGGACCCCGGGACATTGGCTTCCGCCAACAGTGAACTATGTTGGATCGCATCCCGCGCATATTCTACATTATAGCCTGCAACTGATTCAGCTTCCGCTTCTGGGAGATCAGACGGAGCTCGATTAGTTTCTGCTAGACGAGAAATGAGGAACATAACCAATACGGGGAACAAGGGAATACCGGACCATATCTGCTTTTGCGCCATGACAATCTCACTCGAATTACGGGGACCTACACATATTAGTACAGTATACCGGGGTCCCCGGCCAGAACCACACGTGCAAGTTTCCCTGCATGTGGCTCGTCCGTGCTTTCCGAGGCGCTGCCTGTGACTCAGCATGGGAGAAGGGAAGGGGGCGGAACTGCACACGAAAGTGTGCAGAGCATTGTCCGGGCAGCGCCTACCAAGCAAAGCTTTCTTGAAGAGGCTGGGCTGGTTCCTTTTCGGCGCCCGCCCTTTATTTAGATTAGATGTTGGGGCAAGGCAAGCCCCAGGAAAGTATAGGTTGGCTCCCAGCTCCATCTCGGCCGGCATCCTGCTCTCGAGGGGGTGGGGTCCTGGAGCGAACTACTCATGTGCTGTGTTGCCCCGAGTGTAAAAGCGGAGATTTGGTGAGGAGCTACGGTCCGGTGGTTGACAAGCCAATCTAACGGAGGCGACTGGACTGGAGTGCTTTCATCAAATGATGCATGTGGGCTGAGCCATTCCCATCCCAAGTGGTGGCCCGATTCGGCCTGGCCTGGTCGGGAAGAGATTCACATAGAGACTACTGCTATCCGGGAATAGATATCTATGTTAGCTAGCGGGGGCGGGCTTTCCTATGGTAGTCCCGCTGCGGCCTCTGACCGTCCGTCCCGTCTCATCTTGATTTGGCTATACTTGTAGCCAGCCAAGCCATGTTAGCTCCACATGAGAGCCTTTAGAAAAAGGCTAAAAAGGAACTCATCAGTCAGCTCGGCCCCCTTTCCTATTCAGCTTTGCCGCCTATTAAGAGAATAGGCCCCGTTCAAGCGGCCCGCCTTTATTCATCTATACCAGCTGCCACGCACGACCCAATAGGAACGATTTCTGCGCCCCTCTCGTCACTAGATAAGAAGCAGAACGCGCCATCACCTACAGCCCTTTCCTCTGCCGGGGATTTCCACGAAATGAAAACGGGCGGCATCGTCGTATGCTCGACATTAGTGGCCCTGGTGTATATCCCGGAGTACTCCTATGGCCGATCTGTCACCCATACATTCTGGGCTTGGCCCCGTCCCGTGTGGAGAATGCCCCCCTTATGGCACGGCTTAGTCAGTTATTCTCGCAGTTCAGAGAAGATTCGGACCGCCACTTCTCTGAAAGCATGGTTCTTgcctccctctctcctccctccttgGAGCTCGTCCTTGGGTGATCCCTTGCTCTCACGTTTGAGTGTTTGCTCGTCGTTTAGGCCGGTGAGTGAGATTTCTGCTCATTGCAGTCACCTCCGGGGTTCTTCG is a window from the Macadamia integrifolia cultivar HAES 741 unplaced genomic scaffold, SCU_Mint_v3 scaffold_173A, whole genome shotgun sequence genome containing:
- the LOC122071019 gene encoding uncharacterized protein LOC122071019, with the protein product MPAEMELGANLYFPGACLAPTSNLNKGRAPKRNQPSLFKKALLGRRCPDNALHTFVCSSAPFPSPMLSHRQRLGKHGRATCRETCTCGSGRGPRYTVLICVGPRNSSEIVMAQKQIWSGIPLFPVLVMFLISRLAETNRAPSDLPEAEAESVAGYNVEYARDAIQHSSLLAEANVPGSRGLILTETRGGSLPTSKSKIVGKQSNYCAGYRATAFARRAHSVAWLVYDQLARPLCCSRAVACWGRALFTLHSSFETNECRVEGFCLVIKKGSWVKQTPSLDEHGA